CCGCTCGGCTCGCTGTTCGCGCTGGTCGTGGCGGCGGCGATGGCGCAGATCGCCTCGTCGTATCCGACGGCCGGCGGTCTCTATCACTGGAGTTCGATTCTCGGCGGCAAAATGTGGGGCTGGCTCACCGCGTGGCTGAACCTGCTCGGTCTCGTGTTCGTCGTCGCCGCGATCAATTACGGCACCTATGATCCGTTCTTTCGCACACTGATCGCGCCGATGTTCGGTGTGAGTCCCGATTCGCTCGGCTGGTGGCAGCAGACGCTCTTTCTGAGCGCGATCACCGCGTCGCAAGCGTTCCTGAATCATCGTGGCATTCGCATTACCAGCAAGATTACGGATTTGTCGGGATACCTGATCTTTGTGGTGACGATCATGCTGGTGGTTTCGCTGCTGGTGTATTCGCCGGTCAAGATCGATCTGTCGCGGCTCTATACGTTCACCAACTTCACCGGTGTCGATGGCGGCGCGTGGCCCAAGCAGACGATCGCGATGGCGTTTCTGTCCGGTCTGTTGCTGACCGCTTATACGATCACGGGCTTCGACGCTTCCGCGCATACATCGGAAGAGACGCATCAGGCGGCGCGCAATGTGCCGCGCGGCATTGTCGGCTCCGTATTCTGGTCGACCACCTTCGGCTATGTGATGGTGTGCGCGTTCGTGCTGGTGATGCCGGACATTGGCGCAGGGGTGAAGCAGGGCACCGGATTCTTCGAAGCGATTCTCGCGCCGATTCCGGGACCGCTGCGCATCCTGATCGAGTTGCTGATGTTCTTCATCAACTACGTCTGCGGTCTCGCAGCGGTCACGTCGACCTCGCGCATGATGTTCGCGTTTGCCCGCGACGGCGGCTTGCCCGGCTCGAAGTGGCTGCGCAAAGTGAATGCGGCACACCGCACGCCGGGCGCCGCGATCTGGACCTCGGCGGTGCTGGCGATCGTGGTGACGTTGTACGGCGATGCCTTCACGGTGCTGAGCGCGGGTAGCGCGGTGTTCCTGTTCATTTCGTACGGCATGCCGATTGCGGCCGGGATTTTTGCCGAGGGTCGTACCTGGAAAGAGAAGGGCCCGTTCCAGTTAGGCATGCTGTCGAAGCCGTTCGCGGTGGCGGCGGTGTTTGGCGCACTCGTGCTCGCCTATGTCGGCATGCAGCCGCCGAATCAGAAAGTGGTGTATGTGATCGTTGGATTGCTCGCGGTGTTGCTGGCGATCTGGTACGGCGCGGGCGTGCGCAAGAGCTTTGCGGGGCCGCCGATTGGAAAGGTGTCGAAGGAGCGTGAGCAGGAGCTTAGCGGGATGGAGGGGCAGTTGGGGGAGGGGTGAGTCTCTGCGAATGTGCGGCTCGTTGCCGCCATTCCGTTCATGTCTGAATAAAATAACGTCAGCCGGCTCTGAAGCCGGCTGACGTTTTTACATCTGCCGCATGATGTGTCGGTCGTCGGTCAAATACCCGCATACCCCACCGGAACCGTCGAATTGCTCTTCGCAACTGACGCGTTGTTCGACACCACATACACCGGCGATTCGGTCAGGTTGAGCGTCAGCGTGCCATTGCTGTAATTCGCGCTCGACGCATTGCCCATCATGTCGACGACCTTCACGGTGCCGCTCGTGCCCGGTGCGTCCACCGTGAGGGTGTACGGCACGCTGTAGCTCGAGCTGAACCCGGCGCTTGCGCTCCACACATTGTTGTTGTGTGCCCACAAGGCGGTGATCACCGCGCCGTTGCCCACCTGCTGGAACGCATAGGCATAGACACCGGTCGGCGTGCCGTTCACCGGACCGAGCGTATGGGTGCCGTCGAGCGTATGCGTCATGGCGCTGATGGCCATCGCGACCGGTTTCGGGCTGATGTTCGATGCGCCGAATGCACCTTGTGCGTCGTTCAGATCGAAGAACGTGCCATAGCCGACTTCACCCGGATAGTCCGCGCCGTAGAACACGTAGGTCTGATCCGCGCCTTCGCCCAGCGTAATGATGTGCATGCGCGCGGCAACCGCCGCTTGTGCATACAGCACGTTCGCGGTCGGATAGTTCGGGCCGTACGAGGTGCCGAGGTCGTAGCTGATGCCGGCTTCCGTCGAGAACAGCTTCATGCCCGAACGGTAATCCTTGGCCATTTCCGCGCGCAGATCGCGCATCTGGCCGCGCAGGGAACCTTCGGCGGTCGACGGGTCGGCGTCGTAACGCTCCGGCGGGTGCGACGGCGAGGTGCCCGCGTCGTAGTAACCGTGCGTGGCGACAGCGTCGATGTACTGGCCGAAGCCGAGCGGCGCGAGACGCTTCAGGCGTGTCGTGGTCAGGCTCGGGAACGCATCGGTCGGGCCCATTACCACCGCGCTCGGATCAGTCGAGTGAATGCCTTGATAGACGGACTGATACAGCGCGATGAAGTTGGCGTCGGTGTCGCTCCAGAACTGGTTGGGCTCCCACGTCACCTGATAGTAGTTCGCCGACTGGGTCGGGAAATACGCCGCGCGAATCGCATTCGATTCCGTGCCCACGCGGCTCATGTAGCTCTGGTAATACGAAAGATTGGTCGGCACGCTCGTGTCGTCCTGGAACGCACCGGTGCTGCTCGCCCACGCGGGAATGCCGTCGAGACGGATCAGGCGCATCACGTTGCCGGTCTTGTAGAACGGATCGAGATTGCTGGCCGAAGGAATGAACGTGTTCGCTCCGTTCGGCTCCATCGTCGACATCTGGCGGTCGTCGATCGTCGACGAAATGCCGAGGGCGGCGAGCAGGGGGCCGTTGTCGTTCGCGCCTTGCATGCCGAAGCGATGCTGTTCCTGACGTGCGTAGGTGACCGCAGGTACGACGCCAGACAGGTTCGGCAACACACCGAAGGTGGCGATCCCAACCGGACGCGTGCCGGCTTGCGGCAACTGGCCGCCGTTCTGCGCGAGCGTGCCGGACGCCGCGAAATAGCCCGCGAGCGTCGAGGTGCAGTTGAGCGTGATGGTTTTCGAACCGCTCGGCACGGCGGTGCTGCCGCTCGCCGCAACGCGGCCGACGGTGTCCGTGACGGCCCAGTTCAACGTGTCGGCGTTCGGCACATTGGTGCTGAAGGCGAGCTGGAACGTGCTGCCTGCGGCGAAGATGCGTGTGCCGTCAGCGCTCGGCGTGTCGGCGGAAAGGGTGGCGCTGCCGGAGCCTGCCGAGATGGCCGGCGACGCGCAGCTCAGTGCCGCGACGACGTTGCCCGCGCCATTCACCGTGGCGGTGCCGCCGGTGCTGCTGTTGCCTGCCGCGGTCGAGGCAGACGAGCTGGATGGGCTGGCGGTGCCGTTGGCCTGGGTTGCCGCGCTGCTGGTGGAGCTGCCACCGCCGCCGCCGCAACCGGCTAGCGCCAAAGAAAGTGTCGAGAGTAGAAGGAGTTGCGATTTCATCAATCTCTACCAATGCATGAGCAGAACGTTCATTCACCTCTTCGCGCAACGCGCGTCGGGAGACGGAGTGAACAGAAATTAATGTCGTACGAATCCGTGCCGCTCGTCATGGCGGATTTGGCGGAATCGGACGACCAGGGAAGGTGCGACGAAAACAACCAATGTCTTGAGGAACAACGCAGTTCACATCACAGTGCTCGAGTTCATGGCGCTGCTCAATGAACTTTTTACTGTCCTGTAAGAAAGAGTGGCTTTTGATAAGGCGAATCGACCGCAACAATACGCATTAGTATGCTTAAAAGAAGTAACGAGTCGTTACATATGAACAATAGTGCAGTACTAATTGCTTTGATCGCATCAAAAAATACGGATGGCGAGACTCGTCTTTATCCGCCAGACAAAAGTGGGGTCGAAAAGATTTGAAACGGATAACCAACGATGAGAATTGGCGTAAACCGCGGTGCAATGGGCGATAGCGCTCATTCCATAGCCGAAGGAGCCTTGGAGATGGCGGAAAAGTGCTGGGCCTTCGGTGTAACGTTTCTTCGCGACCGTGACTTCGCGGCGGACCTGTCGCTGTTTTGTGAAAGACGAGACCGCGTTCTGAAAAAAGGGGCGCGTCAGATAATCAATGATGGGATGTCGTTTTTTTAGGGACCGGTACTTGCTGGTCGGCATGTCCATCCGCTGCGCAAAAAGGGCGGTTATCCAGAGAGATAAATCGTGAGAATTCTTCAGTTGGTTCACGCACCGCGACTATCCGGGGCGGAAGTACTGGTCAAGGGGCTCGCCATTCATCATCAGCGCGATGGCCATGAGGTCTGCATGGCGTCGCTGCTTCCACAGCAGGACGATTTCGTTGCAATTCGCGCGGAGCTCGAGGCCGCGGGCGTCACCTGTCTGTTCCCGACCATCCACCACGGCCGGGTGGGAAAACTGCTGCACCTGTATCGGGTGGTGCGTGAGTTCCGTCCCGACTTCATCGTGGCTCACGCCACGCTCGCCGCACTCTATGTGCGTCTTCTGCCCGTGCATACGCCGATTGCCTGGGTGATGCACTCCGGCGTGAACGACTTCGAGAACGGCGCGCTCAAGCAGGCCGAGCGCCTGCTGTCACGACGGGCGAGGGCGATCATCGGTGTGTCGCAGCAAAATATCGACGACTACCTGAGAGAGATCGGCAAACATCCGGCGATGGTCGTGATCCCGAACGGCGTGGATGCATCGCTGTTTGCGCAGGACAGCGGCGCATCGGTACCGGATATGGCCGTGCCTGCGAAGCAGATCGTTCAGCTAGGCCGCTATATAGAAGGCAAGAGCCAGTTGCACACGATCCGCGCGTTCGAGCGTGTGGTGCAGAGCGAGCCCGAGGCGCGCCTGCTGCTGTGTGGTGTCGTCGAAGAAGTCGCTTATCACGAGGCGGTCGTGTCGCTCGTTCATCAACTCGGGTTGGAAAGCCGCGTGACGGTATGCGGGCCGCGCTCGGATGTCGCCGCGATCCTGCGCGCCTCGCGTGTTTTCGCCATGCCTTCGCAGTTCGAAGCGCAGAGCATCGGTTTTCTGGAGGCGCTTGCCTCGGGCATTCCTGTCGTGGCGAGCCGGATTCCGTCGTTCGGCTTTGCCAGTGGATTTGCCGGCGTCAGTCTCGTGGATACAGCCGATCCTGAGGCCTACAGCCGCGCCTTGCTCCGTGCGCTCGACATGCCGCGCGCGAACCGGCAACTGGCGGGATACACGTTGCATGACACCGCGGATCGCTACATGACGATCGCGCGGCAGTTCGTCCGGACGCTGCAGGTGTCGGCCTGAACCGCGCCGGATCGAGAGGCTCGCGCTACTGCGCCAATCGGTCGATGCGCACCGTCTCCGAGAATAGTCCCGGCAATTCACCGAGATCCTGGGCTGCGCCCAGCGCAAAGCCGTCGCCTACCGGGTAGCGCGTCAGCGCCGGTGCGCCGCCGGTGAAATAGAAATCGCCGAGCGTCGCGTCGACTCTCCGGTAAAGCACGAGCGCCGCATTGCGCTTGTCGCGCACGAAAAGCGGAAAGACATCCGCCCACGACATGCCGCGCAACGTCGCTGCCTGGACCGGCGTACTCCGCGCGTCCGCCGTGTCGAGCGTGGCAACATCGATGACCGCGTCCTCAGTTGTCCCATCGAAATGTGGCGTCAGAAGAATCAGCGTATTGCTCGCTTTGCCGCGCACGGCCCCGACCGTCACCTTGACGAAATCGGGCAGGAAATTCGCCGGCAATTGTCTGCGTTCGCCGACGGTCATGCGTGCGCCGTCGTTGACGATTTGCGTGAGCGCGACCCGACCGTCCGCACCCTCCACCGCGACCAGTGACGCGCGTGATCCTGAAACCCGGACCGGCAGAAGATTGGCGCTTCGCTCCAGGGTTTTGGCCTGTGCCATGAGTATCGGCGCCGCGCCGGTTGAGCCCGTGGAAGACGCCAGCCAGAGGTCGAGCCCGCTATCGGTCCGTTTTTGTGCGATCAGCACGCCGGCACGTCCCGTTCCGCTGAAATCCGCCGCCACATATTGCTGCGTCAGATCGGGTCTGAACGCATTGCCGGTCTGGAGCCAGAGACGTGGGGCCTCCAAGCGATCGCCTGTACTGCGAAGCAACCAGAACGCCGTGCCGCCGTGGCGGGCGGTGATCACCATCACGTCCGCTTTGCCATCGCCATCGAAGTCGCCGAGCAGAAAGCGCGCGCTGTCGAAGCACAACGTGTCATCCGAGCAACTTGGCGCCGTGGCGACGGGATCGAACGGAACGGTGCTCGCGTACCAAAGCGCGGGCGGCGACGCTTTGACGAGCGACGCCGCATACACGTTGAATCCGGGCCCGCCGTGCTGTCGCTGCACATAGACAGCGGCCTGGTCGCCCGTGCCGGCAATGTCGCCAACCATCGCGGTAGCGAGCCGCAGATCGGTTGCCTGGGTGTGTTGCGTGGTCGCCCAACGGAAACGTGTGGTGAGGAGGGTGCAGCCGCGCATGGTGAGCTTGCCGTCGTTTTCGCCGAGACAGTGCCGCAGCGGCGTATAGACGAGGCCGAAGTCCCACGGTGTCCAGCGCTGCGCCATGTCCCATTGATCGCAGGTCTCGGAGATCAGATAGCCGTCGCGTTCGGCGATGCATTGTGAAGTCGCGACGCTGACGAGCGCGGCGTTGCGCGTGTTGCCGGGATACACGGTCAGCGGATCCCAGCGCCATTGCTGGGCCGTCGAGCCCGTGCACGCGGCAAGCGTCGGCGCCTGGCCGCTGCCCGCAGCGGTCAGGCAACGGGTCGCCGCCGCATTGAATAGCTGGATGGGATGCGACTGGAAATCCGCGACGTGGCGATCGCTACGATCGGCGAATGCATAGCGGCGCGCGACCCAATTGCCATTCCATTGAAACTCGCCGAATACGTGCGAATACTCGCTGCCGTCCACAGAGAAATAGCTGGCGACAATGTCGCGCTTGCGCTGAACTTCAGCCGCCGGCACGTTGCCGGGCCAGTCGCCGGTTGGATAGGTGATGTGGTATTCGATCGGCACGCTTTTGTTCAGCGTCAGGGCGACGTGGCGCGTGATGCGCGCGGCGTAGATATGGTCGGGGTGCTCGAGAAACGGCACCGTGTCCGGATTGAGTGTGTAGATCTCCGACGCCTCGGCGAGTATCGCCTTTAGCGTGGCCGATAGCGAGGTCCGGTCGTATTGCACACGCACGGAACCGTCGGCGTTCATCGGATAGGTGGAGAGCGTGGCGTGCTGCTCCCACAGGAGACCGAGCGGTTCGCGGCCGCCGCGCACGGCGCCGCCGGGCAGGCGGAGTTCGAGCAGACGGACCCGCGGCTTCGCTTTCAGCACCATCTCATGCACGAGCTTGCCGGCAATTGGAATATTCGTCTCGTTCCATTCGTTAGGCACGCCCGCCATACGCGCATAAGCGAGCCGTGAAGCCCGCTCGCGGGTCAGCACGTAAGCGAAATTCGCACCGTTGGCGCCGCCGATCAGATGCACGGTGGTGATGCACCAGCCGGCGTCGAGCCGTTCGCTGATGGCGGGGTCCACGAAAAGCAGATCGTCATCGAGGTGGGCGACGACGGTGACCAGCGTACCGGCCCCGCAATCCGCCGCGCGCGCCGGACCGGGAAAGAGAGCGAAGAAAAGAAACGCCAGGAAGGCAATGGATGAATCGCGAACGAGCCTGGTTGCCGATGATCGCATGTTGATTCGAGCCCTGATTGTTAGCTCGATCATACTGTATCGGCGTGGGCCGCCAAGTTGGCGAACTCACAGTGGGCACTACTTTTGCCAGCCGGCGATCGATCATGCCGGCATCGGCACCTTCAACACTCGCGCTACCGCCAGCACTAGCGGAAATAAGCCTTGGTGTTCTCGTGAACATCGGCACGCGCGAGCAGCTCCGCGGGCGCGAGCCAGAGATATTCGCTGTGCTGGTCAAGCCGGCCGACCGAGACGGTGCTGGTGAACTGCAGCGCATACGCCAGCACGATGTAGTGCGTCGACACGTCCGGCTCGGCGGCGAAATTGTCGGGGTAGTGGTGCTCGAAAACGCCCTCGAAGCGCCCAGTCGAGCGCACCAGTCTTGCTATGCCCAATTCGGCGTCGGCAATGCGTGTGAACGCGGCGTCGAGTGTTTCGTCCTTATGAATACGCCCGCCAGGAACGAACCAGGTGCCGCGCGCGGGGCGATTGCGCCGACAGCCGATCAACACGCGGCCCTCGGCGTCGCTGACGATCAGATCGATTGAGACCAGCGGCGTCAGACGCACTACGTCGAGGAAATCGATCTCGGTCAGCATGTCATCTCCAATGGGCCGTGCGGCAATTGAGCGAGGGGTGATCGTGGGGAAACCTGAAGCGAAGCTGAAGCCGCTGCTAGTAAGCCAGTAAGCTAGTAATCTTGACGATGCTCATCGGTCCTGGCGAGACGATTTGAGACACTCGCGAGCAGTAGTGCGACCAGAATCGCGCCGATCGTGGCGAAGAGAAATGCCCCGACTGCCGCAGCTAGCACTAGCATTGTCCATGCGAGGCCATTCATCTCCTGACTCCAGCGTGTTGTTAGGCATGCAGAGCAGCATCCGCCTGGATTCTACGTGCGCAAACAGCGACTGGCCCTGTCACAACACGCCGAAATATCGGCGCATCGCGACACCGAGCCGTGTTCATCCAGGCGCCGGCACGGCCACACCATGCAACATCCGCACCATGCTCGGCACAGCTACCGAGGAACGTAACCCTCCGGAGTCGTGACCGCGTCCTTGAACACGCCGGCGTTGGCGGAGACCACATAGATGGGCGATGGCGACAGCTTGAGGGTCGCAACGCCGTCGCGATAGGGCAAGCTCGATGCGTTGCCCATCATGTCGAACGCGGTCACTTCGCCCGACGTGCCGGGCGCGTCGACCCGCAGACGATAATCCGCGCTTTGGCTCGCGTTGAAGCCGGTTTTGGCGTTCCACGCGTCGTTGTCGTGTGTCCACAGCGCGGTCACGATCTTGCCGTCGCCGAGCCGGCGGAATGCATACGCGTAGACGCCTTTGGGCGTTCCCTTGAGCGGCCCGAGCGTCTCCGTTCCGTCGATGATCCGCGTCATCGCCGCCACCGCGAGCGCGGCGGGTTTGGGGCTGATATGCGTGGGGCCATAGGCGCCATTCGGATGATCGAGCTCGAAGAAGATCCCGTAGCCTGGTGCGGCGTCCGGCATGTCCGCGAGGTAGAACACATAGGTCATGTCGGCGCCCTCGCCGAGCAGGATGAGATGCGTGCGCGCCACGACCGCGGCTTGCGCATACAGCACGTTCGCGTCCGGGTAGTTTTTGCCGTAGGCCTGCCCGATGTCGTAGCTGATACCGGTTTCGGTCACGAACAGCGGTGCGCCGGGTTTCAGGTACTGATGCATCTCATGGCGCAGCGCTCGCATCGCGGCGGGCAGCGCGCCCTGCACGGTGCCGAGATTGCCCGGGTCGGCTACACGCTCGGGGGGATGCGATGGCGTCGTGCCGATGTCGTAATAACCGTGAATCGTCATACCGTCCATATAGCGGCCGATTCCGAGCGGACCGAGACGGCGCATCCAACTGACATTCGCCTGCACCGAAGCGTACGTCACACCCATCACCACGGCATGCGGGTCCGTCTGATGAATGCCCTCCCAGACGGCCTTATACATCGCGACAAAATTCGCGTCGGTATCGCGCCACGGCAGTCCACCATCGGCGTCCGGTTCCCATGTCACCTGATAGTAGTTGTCGCGTTGTGTGGGGAAGTAGGTCATTCGCGTGCGGTTGGATTCGGCGCCGACTTTTGCCATGTAGTCCTTCATTTGCGCGAGCGAGGTGGGCACGTAGCTGTGCGTCTCTTTGCCCGTTGGGCTGGCCCACTGAGGAATGCCGTCGAGCTGGATCAGGCGCATGATGTCGCCGCGCCGGAAGTAGGGGAGTAACTGCTTGCTCGCGGGATCGAACGTGCCCGCCTTTTTAGGCTCTTCCATGTACCAGTTGCGGTTGTCGTTTGCCCACGAAAGGCCGAGCGCCGTATAGACCGGCCGGTAGCCGTCGCCGTCGCAGCAATGCTGTCCTGGCGCAAGGTAGGCGGTGCCCTGTCCGCCGAATCGATGCAGGTCCTCGTAGGGAACGCGTACGGCGGGTAAGGCCGCGGAGGTGTCGGGCAGTACGCCAAAGGTGGCGATGCCCGCAGGACGTGTGCCGCGCGATTCGAGCTGGCCGTGTGCGCGTTCCAGCGAAGCCGAGACGGCGAAGTAGCCGGCAATGCTCGACGCGCAACTGAGGGTTGATAGCATGGCGCCCGCTGCAACGGGAAAGCGCCCGCTTGCGCGCACGGCATCCCAGCTGTCGCGGATTTGCCAGTTGAGCGTGTCGTTTTGTGCCGGTCGCGTGGTGAAGACGAGAGCGAACGGTTTGTCCGCTGCGAACAGGCGCGTGCCGTCGCTCGGCGTGTCCGCTTCCAGCAGATCGCCGTTTGCCGCTGCGCGCATCTGTGAAGAGGGCGCGGCGCAGCGCAGGCCCTGTCCGGGCGGCGCCTTTAATGCAGTGGGCACGGTGGGCGCCGATTCCGGCGCGGTGTCTGTGGTCGCAGCCGCAGCCGCAGCCGCCTTTGCCGCCGCGCTCGAATCAGCCGCCGTGAGTGCGACCGCGCAACGCTTCTCTACCCCTGGTGCCGGATCGCCGAACACACCGTTATTGCACTCGGCACTGTTCGAGAACGTTTTGACGACGTGTTGCTCGGGCGTGCCGTACAGCACGTCACGCGTACCGCTGAACCGGCAGGTGCCGTATTCCGCCGCGCACGGTGCCCACTTTCTTCCGTCGACGCTCAGTTTGGCATTGCTCGCGCTGTCCGACCCCGTTGAAGGCCCTGCCGCACGACACGATGAAGCCGCCATGCCCAGCAGGATAAATGCCGCCGCCGAGGCAGCAGCGTGTAGCGCCAACGCGTGGGCGGCAGGGGCTCTTTCGCGTGGTCGCAGCGCTTGATTTTCACGTACATTCGACATGTGTTCCCCGTGTCGTTCGACGGCTATGTTCCGACTATAGAACGTCGTCGAAGTGCTAGTTGACCAGGTCGGACCCGCCTCAGCCCACCTCGCATCGCGATCTGTTGCGGAAACCACATAGTCTATTTCCGCAATTCGATGGCGGAATCGTACCGGCTCTCATCCGACAGAATCCGCCATTGGCCCGTCTATTGCCGGACGGGCTAAAGCTCAATTATTGTTGTGTTTCACGTTTGAAACATTAATCGTCGTGCTTATATTCGCCAGGCCCTATAACAACGAATTAAATAATTTTTTCTCTTGAAAGTTGTTTATATTGGACACTGCTTTTCATGTCTCTGCCAACCGAAAATATCGTCAGAAGAAAGCCCCTGTGGCATCTGGTAAGAGTAATGACGGGTGCGGGCAAGGCGGCTGCGCTCATTCCGGCGACGTGATGGAAAGAAGTCACTTCAAATCTGCGGAATGGCGGGTGGATCAAATTACAACTCAAGCATTTCGAGTAGCGATTGTATGTTGGCTAACGCACAAATAATCGCATTAATTAGCATTAAGATTCGCGAAACGTAAATTCATTCATATGCAGAATCGGTATTTAATTCGATGAAAAATCAGTGATGGAAAAAATGTTCCGAAAATCACTGGCCAGCCATCATATTCAAGCGCCAACATGTCTGCACTTTCGGTCATGGCGGCTAAATGCTTGATTGCGGATGGCTATGATGCACTGCACTGAGCATGCCTCCGTGCCGGCGATCAAGGTTGAAAAGTAGCTCCGTTTATCCGTTTTTTGGTGAGAGGATGACTATGACCTGCGCGAGTCTCGAGTCAGCAATGCTGCGCTGGGTGCACGCACCGAGCAAGGGAATGCGTCGCATCGCAATA
The sequence above is drawn from the Paraburkholderia sp. BL23I1N1 genome and encodes:
- a CDS encoding glycosyltransferase family 4 protein, with protein sequence MRILQLVHAPRLSGAEVLVKGLAIHHQRDGHEVCMASLLPQQDDFVAIRAELEAAGVTCLFPTIHHGRVGKLLHLYRVVREFRPDFIVAHATLAALYVRLLPVHTPIAWVMHSGVNDFENGALKQAERLLSRRARAIIGVSQQNIDDYLREIGKHPAMVVIPNGVDASLFAQDSGASVPDMAVPAKQIVQLGRYIEGKSQLHTIRAFERVVQSEPEARLLLCGVVEEVAYHEAVVSLVHQLGLESRVTVCGPRSDVAAILRASRVFAMPSQFEAQSIGFLEALASGIPVVASRIPSFGFASGFAGVSLVDTADPEAYSRALLRALDMPRANRQLAGYTLHDTADRYMTIARQFVRTLQVSA
- a CDS encoding GDP-mannose mannosyl hydrolase gives rise to the protein MLTEIDFLDVVRLTPLVSIDLIVSDAEGRVLIGCRRNRPARGTWFVPGGRIHKDETLDAAFTRIADAELGIARLVRSTGRFEGVFEHHYPDNFAAEPDVSTHYIVLAYALQFTSTVSVGRLDQHSEYLWLAPAELLARADVHENTKAYFR
- a CDS encoding amino acid permease, producing MDINTAVPSAESADNDVKLLHKMGYAQELSRRMGAFSNFAVSFSLICILSGGITSFQMGLSAAGGASIGLGWPLGSLFALVVAAAMAQIASSYPTAGGLYHWSSILGGKMWGWLTAWLNLLGLVFVVAAINYGTYDPFFRTLIAPMFGVSPDSLGWWQQTLFLSAITASQAFLNHRGIRITSKITDLSGYLIFVVTIMLVVSLLVYSPVKIDLSRLYTFTNFTGVDGGAWPKQTIAMAFLSGLLLTAYTITGFDASAHTSEETHQAARNVPRGIVGSVFWSTTFGYVMVCAFVLVMPDIGAGVKQGTGFFEAILAPIPGPLRILIELLMFFINYVCGLAAVTSTSRMMFAFARDGGLPGSKWLRKVNAAHRTPGAAIWTSAVLAIVVTLYGDAFTVLSAGSAVFLFISYGMPIAAGIFAEGRTWKEKGPFQLGMLSKPFAVAAVFGALVLAYVGMQPPNQKVVYVIVGLLAVLLAIWYGAGVRKSFAGPPIGKVSKEREQELSGMEGQLGEG
- a CDS encoding PIG-L family deacetylase: MRSSATRLVRDSSIAFLAFLFFALFPGPARAADCGAGTLVTVVAHLDDDLLFVDPAISERLDAGWCITTVHLIGGANGANFAYVLTRERASRLAYARMAGVPNEWNETNIPIAGKLVHEMVLKAKPRVRLLELRLPGGAVRGGREPLGLLWEQHATLSTYPMNADGSVRVQYDRTSLSATLKAILAEASEIYTLNPDTVPFLEHPDHIYAARITRHVALTLNKSVPIEYHITYPTGDWPGNVPAAEVQRKRDIVASYFSVDGSEYSHVFGEFQWNGNWVARRYAFADRSDRHVADFQSHPIQLFNAAATRCLTAAGSGQAPTLAACTGSTAQQWRWDPLTVYPGNTRNAALVSVATSQCIAERDGYLISETCDQWDMAQRWTPWDFGLVYTPLRHCLGENDGKLTMRGCTLLTTRFRWATTQHTQATDLRLATAMVGDIAGTGDQAAVYVQRQHGGPGFNVYAASLVKASPPALWYASTVPFDPVATAPSCSDDTLCFDSARFLLGDFDGDGKADVMVITARHGGTAFWLLRSTGDRLEAPRLWLQTGNAFRPDLTQQYVAADFSGTGRAGVLIAQKRTDSGLDLWLASSTGSTGAAPILMAQAKTLERSANLLPVRVSGSRASLVAVEGADGRVALTQIVNDGARMTVGERRQLPANFLPDFVKVTVGAVRGKASNTLILLTPHFDGTTEDAVIDVATLDTADARSTPVQAATLRGMSWADVFPLFVRDKRNAALVLYRRVDATLGDFYFTGGAPALTRYPVGDGFALGAAQDLGELPGLFSETVRIDRLAQ